From the Paenibacillus sp. genome, one window contains:
- a CDS encoding Xaa-Pro peptidase family protein: protein MAHTEHRLEKLRGVLRSEGHEALLVTNPVNRKYVSGFTGTAGFVVVTADRALLFTDFRYTTQAAEQAKGFEIVEHGASALASIGDALRAAGVKRLGFEQRHVSYGSYLAYGKEIGEGVTLEPTDGLIERLRRIKDEQELEVMRQAVSIADAAFEHILTVLKPGLRERDVALELEMFMRKLGASGSSFDIIVASGERSALPHGVASDRVIGSDEFVKMDFGALYNGYCSDLTRTVVIGKPTAKHREIYDIVLEAQLAALAGIRAGISGREGDALARDVIAKYGYAEQFGHGTGHAVGMDIHESPRLSKMEQDSLEPGMVVTVEPGIYLPGFGGVRIEDIVVVTENGCDVLTKSKKDFITL, encoded by the coding sequence ATGGCTCATACGGAACATCGGCTTGAAAAGCTGCGCGGCGTCCTTCGCTCGGAAGGCCACGAGGCGCTGCTCGTGACGAATCCGGTCAATCGCAAGTATGTATCCGGCTTTACAGGCACCGCCGGCTTCGTCGTCGTCACGGCGGACCGGGCCTTACTGTTTACGGACTTCCGCTACACGACGCAGGCGGCGGAGCAGGCGAAGGGCTTCGAGATCGTCGAGCACGGCGCCTCGGCGCTCGCCTCGATCGGCGACGCGCTGCGCGCGGCCGGGGTGAAGCGACTCGGCTTCGAGCAGCGGCATGTCAGCTACGGCTCGTACCTCGCGTACGGCAAGGAGATCGGCGAAGGGGTCACGCTCGAGCCGACCGACGGCCTGATCGAGCGGCTTCGCCGGATCAAGGACGAGCAGGAGCTCGAGGTGATGCGGCAGGCGGTAAGCATCGCGGACGCGGCGTTCGAGCACATTTTGACGGTGCTGAAGCCGGGGCTGCGGGAGCGCGACGTCGCGCTGGAGCTGGAGATGTTCATGCGGAAGCTCGGCGCGTCCGGCAGCTCGTTCGACATTATCGTCGCCTCGGGCGAACGGTCGGCGCTGCCGCACGGCGTGGCGAGCGACCGAGTCATCGGCAGCGACGAGTTCGTCAAGATGGACTTCGGCGCGCTCTACAACGGCTACTGCTCCGATCTGACGCGGACGGTGGTCATCGGCAAGCCGACGGCGAAGCACCGCGAAATTTACGACATCGTGCTCGAGGCGCAGCTGGCCGCGCTCGCGGGCATTCGCGCGGGGATCAGCGGCCGCGAAGGCGACGCGCTCGCGAGGGACGTCATCGCGAAGTACGGCTACGCGGAGCAGTTCGGGCACGGCACCGGGCATGCGGTCGGGATGGACATTCACGAAAGCCCGCGCCTCAGCAAGATGGAGCAGGATTCGCTCGAGCCCGGCATGGTCGTCACCGTCGAGCCCGGCATTTATTTGCCCGGATTCGGCGGCGTGAGAATCGAAGATATCGTCGTCGTGACGGAAAACGGCTGCGACGTCTTAACTAAATCTAAAAAAGACTTCATAACACTCTAG
- the efp gene encoding elongation factor P, translating into MISVNDFKTGLTIEVDGDIYTVIDFQHVKPGKGAAFVRSKLKGLRNGNVVEKTFRAGENVSRAVIDNRAMQYLYNSGSEYTFMDNETYDQITLSEKQLDWEKNFLIENMNINISSYQGEIIGIQLPNSVELKVVETEPGVKGNTAQGATKNAKLETGLNVQVPLFINEGDVLLIDTREGKYISRA; encoded by the coding sequence GTGATCTCAGTCAACGATTTCAAAACAGGCCTTACGATCGAAGTGGACGGCGACATCTACACCGTCATCGATTTCCAACACGTTAAGCCGGGCAAAGGCGCCGCGTTCGTCCGCTCCAAGCTGAAAGGCCTGCGCAACGGCAACGTCGTCGAGAAGACGTTCCGCGCCGGCGAGAACGTGTCCCGCGCCGTCATCGACAACCGGGCGATGCAGTACCTGTACAACTCCGGCAGCGAATACACGTTCATGGACAACGAGACGTACGACCAAATTACGCTCTCGGAGAAGCAGCTCGATTGGGAAAAGAACTTCCTCATCGAGAACATGAACATCAACATCAGCTCCTACCAAGGCGAAATCATCGGCATCCAGCTGCCGAACAGCGTCGAGCTGAAAGTCGTCGAAACCGAGCCGGGCGTGAAAGGCAACACGGCGCAGGGCGCGACGAAAAACGCGAAGCTTGAGACGGGCCTCAACGTGCAAGTGCCGCTCTTCATTAACGAGGGCGACGTGCTGCTGATCGACACGCGCGAAGGCAAGTACATCTCCAGAGCGTAA
- a CDS encoding aspartate kinase, producing MALVVMKFGGSSVGDAERMKRVAKRVVEKKREGNRVVVVVSAMGDTTDDLIDLSKQLTDKPSAREMDMLLTTGEQVSVALLAMTIHTHGENAVSYTGWQVGMMTEANHGRARITDIRPDRIFKALDADQIVVVAGFQGMSEDGEITTLGRGGSDTTAVALAAALKADLCEIYTDVDGIYSTDPRIVKVARKLNEISYDEMLELANLGAAVLHPRAVEYAKHYSVPLVVRSSFNYNEGTIVKEDAAMEQGVVVSGIAYDKNVARISILGVKDVPGQLAKVFTALADAGINVDIIVQSGVLDGKADFSFSTGSSDAEQAVAVLRRIQNDVGFDDVTSETNLVKVSIVGAGMVSNPGVAAKMFEAISSQGVSIKMVSTSEIKVSCVIDAEKFQDIVRALHTAYGLDTNEQAFVGGPSERR from the coding sequence TTGGCGTTAGTTGTCATGAAATTCGGGGGAAGCTCGGTCGGCGACGCCGAGCGCATGAAGCGCGTCGCCAAACGGGTCGTGGAGAAGAAGCGCGAGGGGAACCGGGTGGTCGTCGTCGTATCCGCGATGGGGGACACGACGGACGATTTGATCGATTTGTCCAAACAGCTGACTGACAAGCCGTCCGCGCGCGAGATGGATATGCTGCTGACGACGGGCGAGCAAGTGTCGGTGGCGCTGCTCGCGATGACGATTCACACGCACGGCGAGAACGCCGTTTCGTATACGGGCTGGCAGGTCGGCATGATGACGGAAGCGAATCACGGCCGCGCCCGCATCACCGACATTCGCCCGGACCGCATCTTCAAAGCGTTGGATGCCGACCAGATCGTCGTCGTCGCCGGCTTCCAAGGCATGAGCGAGGACGGAGAAATTACGACGCTCGGCCGCGGCGGCTCGGATACGACGGCGGTGGCGCTCGCCGCCGCGCTGAAAGCGGACCTGTGCGAAATTTACACGGACGTCGACGGCATTTACTCGACGGATCCGCGGATCGTGAAGGTCGCCCGCAAACTGAACGAAATCTCGTACGACGAAATGCTCGAGCTCGCGAATCTCGGCGCGGCGGTGCTTCATCCGCGCGCGGTCGAATACGCGAAGCATTATTCGGTGCCGCTCGTCGTCAGATCCAGCTTCAATTACAACGAAGGAACGATCGTAAAGGAGGACGCAGCCATGGAACAAGGCGTGGTCGTCAGCGGAATCGCGTATGATAAGAACGTAGCGAGAATCAGCATTTTGGGCGTGAAGGATGTGCCGGGCCAGCTGGCGAAGGTGTTCACGGCGCTCGCCGACGCGGGCATCAACGTCGACATCATCGTCCAGAGCGGCGTATTGGACGGCAAAGCGGACTTCTCGTTCTCGACGGGGTCGAGCGACGCGGAGCAGGCGGTGGCGGTTCTCCGCCGCATCCAAAACGACGTCGGGTTCGACGACGTGACGAGCGAGACGAACCTCGTGAAGGTGTCGATCGTCGGCGCGGGCATGGTCAGCAACCCGGGCGTCGCGGCGAAAATGTTCGAAGCCATCTCGAGCCAAGGCGTCAGCATCAAGATGGTCAGTACGTCGGAGATCAAAGTGTCCTGCGTCATCGACGCCGAGAAGTTCCAAGACATCGTGCGCGCCCTGCATACGGCGTACGGACTCGATACGAACGAGCAAGCGTTCGTCGGCGGTCCTTCCGAGCGGAGATAA
- a CDS encoding DUF441 domain-containing protein, with amino-acid sequence MNGELLLVILIIIGMVGRSHIITTAACVLLIIKLVSLERYLPTIERRGLEFGLLFLTMGVLVPFASERISHKDILSVFTSVPGILALLGGAIATYMNGKGLDLLKVDPELIVGLVIGSIFGILFLRGIPVGPLMAAGITAFLLKTFTFLFDKFKW; translated from the coding sequence ATGAACGGTGAACTGCTGCTCGTTATATTAATTATCATCGGCATGGTGGGGCGATCCCACATCATAACGACCGCCGCGTGCGTGTTGCTGATCATCAAGCTCGTCTCGCTGGAGCGATATTTGCCGACGATCGAACGGCGCGGCCTCGAATTCGGCCTGCTGTTCCTCACGATGGGCGTCCTCGTGCCGTTCGCGAGCGAACGCATTTCGCACAAAGACATCCTCTCCGTCTTCACGAGCGTGCCGGGGATTCTGGCGCTGCTCGGCGGCGCCATCGCCACCTATATGAACGGCAAAGGGCTCGATCTGCTGAAGGTCGATCCCGAGTTGATCGTCGGGCTCGTCATCGGTTCGATTTTCGGCATCTTGTTTCTCCGCGGCATTCCCGTCGGCCCGCTCATGGCGGCCGGCATCACGGCGTTTCTGCTGAAAACCTTCACGTTCCTGTTCGACAAATTCAAGTGGTAG
- a CDS encoding phosphosulfolactate synthase: MEHNAKREWPPALVDPTGRREAKPRDAGLTMVIDKGLGLRAFEDMIRLAAPYIDVVKLGFGTSALYPEELLVRKIEAAREAGVHVMPGGTFLEVAVTQQLVDAFLDTAKAYGFTALEVSDGTIELNRDQRSALIVKSIDAGFTVFTEYGKKLFGSTIEWEELARTVEIDTGLGASFVTIEARESGKGVGIFDENGECKTDDVEAIMNAVPNRHALMWEAPLKSQQTELLQALGPNVNIGNVAPEDALSLEALRRGLRSDTFHLGKQAKV; the protein is encoded by the coding sequence ATGGAGCACAACGCAAAACGGGAATGGCCCCCGGCGCTGGTCGACCCGACCGGGCGTAGAGAGGCGAAGCCGCGCGACGCCGGGCTCACGATGGTCATCGACAAAGGGCTGGGCCTCCGCGCGTTCGAGGACATGATCCGCCTCGCGGCCCCTTATATCGACGTCGTCAAACTCGGCTTCGGCACTTCCGCTCTGTACCCGGAGGAGCTGCTCGTTCGGAAAATCGAAGCGGCGCGGGAAGCGGGCGTGCACGTGATGCCGGGCGGCACGTTCCTCGAAGTGGCGGTGACGCAGCAGCTGGTCGACGCGTTCCTCGATACGGCGAAAGCGTACGGCTTTACCGCGCTCGAAGTGTCCGACGGCACGATCGAACTGAATCGGGACCAGCGAAGCGCGTTGATCGTGAAGAGCATCGACGCCGGCTTCACCGTGTTTACGGAATACGGCAAAAAGCTGTTCGGCTCGACGATCGAATGGGAGGAACTGGCGCGGACGGTCGAAATCGACACGGGTCTCGGGGCGTCGTTCGTGACGATCGAAGCGAGGGAGTCGGGGAAGGGCGTCGGCATTTTCGACGAGAACGGCGAATGCAAAACCGACGACGTGGAGGCGATCATGAACGCCGTGCCGAACCGGCATGCGCTCATGTGGGAGGCGCCTCTTAAGTCGCAGCAAACCGAGCTGCTGCAGGCGCTCGGTCCGAACGTCAACATCGGCAACGTCGCGCCGGAGGACGCCTTGTCGCTCGAGGCGCTGCGGCGCGGGCTGCGTTCGGATACGTTCCATTTGGGAAAGCAAGCGAAGGTATAA
- a CDS encoding YqhV family protein, with amino-acid sequence MMWVNKIVLSMALLRVLSGSIELIAAFLIYRFNNVEKALVINSSLALVGPLIFITITTLGLVGIADKLSIGKLAWVAAGVACLLIGILKK; translated from the coding sequence ATGATGTGGGTGAACAAAATCGTACTAAGCATGGCGCTGCTGCGCGTGCTGTCGGGCTCGATCGAATTGATCGCCGCCTTTCTCATCTATCGGTTCAACAACGTCGAGAAAGCGCTCGTGATCAACTCTTCGCTCGCGCTGGTCGGACCGCTCATCTTCATTACGATCACGACGCTCGGCCTCGTCGGCATCGCCGATAAACTGTCGATCGGGAAGCTGGCGTGGGTCGCCGCGGGGGTGGCTTGTCTATTAATCGGCATTCTGAAAAAATAG
- the spoIIIAA gene encoding stage III sporulation protein AA, whose product MWDAVLQWLPGSVRAVLGRVSGEWPDRAEEIRIREGRPLELVASNDYAFVGPDGRTTRQPEGAFRPSRDDCLKLLDRVTNHSVYTMEEQLRRGYITVPGGHRIGLSGRAVLDRGAIRTLQQIGGFNVRIAREARGCAAGVVPLLWNAEARRPHHTLIVSPPQRGKTTLLRDAARLLSAGGWADGAGFGGERADRARKVGIVDERSEIAALVDGRPSFDVGPRTDVLDGCPKAEGMMLMIRAMSPEVLVVDELGRPEDAEAVLEALHAGIAVLATAHGRDLADVRGRPSLAPLFEAKVFGRIVTLTPSGPTGAVLDVRDAEGRRLEAPPARPVNIRGLGGST is encoded by the coding sequence ATGTGGGACGCCGTGCTTCAATGGCTGCCGGGCAGCGTTCGCGCCGTCCTGGGGCGCGTGAGCGGCGAATGGCCGGATCGCGCCGAAGAAATCCGCATCCGCGAAGGGCGGCCGCTCGAGCTCGTCGCGTCGAACGATTACGCGTTCGTCGGACCCGACGGACGGACGACCCGGCAGCCGGAGGGCGCCTTCCGCCCCTCCCGCGACGATTGCCTGAAGCTGCTCGACCGGGTGACGAACCATTCCGTCTACACGATGGAGGAGCAGCTGCGGCGCGGGTACATCACCGTCCCGGGAGGGCACCGGATCGGTCTCTCCGGCCGGGCGGTGCTCGATCGGGGCGCGATCCGGACGCTGCAGCAGATCGGCGGCTTCAACGTCCGGATCGCCCGCGAAGCGCGCGGGTGCGCGGCGGGCGTCGTCCCGCTGCTGTGGAACGCCGAAGCGCGGCGGCCGCATCATACGCTCATCGTCTCGCCGCCGCAGCGCGGCAAGACGACGCTGCTCCGGGACGCGGCCCGCCTGCTGTCCGCCGGAGGATGGGCGGACGGCGCGGGGTTCGGCGGCGAACGGGCGGACCGGGCGCGCAAAGTCGGCATCGTCGACGAGCGTTCGGAAATCGCGGCGCTCGTCGACGGCCGGCCGTCGTTCGACGTCGGGCCGCGGACGGACGTGCTGGACGGCTGTCCGAAGGCGGAAGGGATGATGCTGATGATCCGCGCGATGTCGCCGGAGGTGCTCGTCGTCGACGAGCTCGGCCGCCCCGAGGACGCCGAAGCGGTGCTCGAGGCGCTGCACGCCGGCATCGCCGTTCTCGCCACGGCGCACGGCCGCGACTTGGCCGACGTCCGCGGGCGCCCGTCGCTCGCCCCGCTGTTCGAGGCGAAGGTGTTCGGGCGGATCGTGACGCTGACGCCGAGCGGTCCGACGGGCGCGGTGCTGGACGTTCGGGACGCGGAAGGCCGCAGGCTGGAAGCGCCGCCGGCCCGGCCGGTAAACATTCGCGGCTTGGGGGGCTCGACATGA
- the spoIIIAB gene encoding stage III sporulation protein SpoIIIAB: MLKWIGATIILAAGTAYGFAQASRYMRRPKELRQLGAALGTLESEIVYGVSPLPDALARVASTAPPPISRLFAEAAARMRDNAAERTAGECWSDAIRAEASRTALREPELASLLALAPTLGLTDREDQAKHLRLAIAQLRTEEETARDEAARFGKMWKSLGALLAALIVILMY, encoded by the coding sequence ATGCTGAAGTGGATCGGCGCGACGATCATCTTGGCCGCGGGCACGGCGTACGGCTTCGCGCAGGCGTCGCGATACATGCGGCGGCCGAAGGAGCTGCGCCAGCTCGGCGCGGCGCTCGGCACGCTCGAATCCGAGATCGTGTACGGGGTCTCGCCGCTCCCGGACGCGCTCGCGCGCGTCGCGTCGACGGCGCCTCCGCCGATCTCGCGCCTCTTCGCCGAAGCGGCGGCGCGCATGCGCGACAACGCCGCGGAGCGGACCGCCGGCGAATGCTGGAGCGACGCGATCCGCGCGGAGGCGTCGCGCACGGCGCTGCGGGAGCCCGAGCTCGCTTCGCTGCTCGCGCTCGCCCCGACGCTCGGACTGACCGATCGGGAGGACCAGGCGAAGCACTTGCGCCTCGCGATCGCCCAGCTTCGGACGGAGGAAGAAACGGCGAGGGACGAGGCGGCGCGGTTCGGAAAGATGTGGAAAAGCTTAGGCGCCTTACTGGCAGCATTGATCGTTATTTTAATGTATTGA
- the spoIIIAC gene encoding stage III sporulation protein AC has product MNEDVNSVFLIAAVGIIVAMIHTVLKQMGKEDFAHWVTLVGFVVVLFMVIRKLDQLFQEIKTIFLFQ; this is encoded by the coding sequence ATGAACGAGGATGTCAACTCCGTCTTTCTGATCGCCGCCGTCGGCATCATCGTCGCCATGATTCATACCGTCTTAAAGCAGATGGGGAAAGAGGATTTCGCGCATTGGGTGACGTTAGTCGGCTTCGTCGTGGTGCTGTTTATGGTCATTCGAAAACTGGATCAACTGTTCCAAGAAATTAAAACGATCTTTTTGTTTCAATAG
- the spoIIIAD gene encoding stage III sporulation protein AD has translation MDMIQIVGFGLIATVLILIVKEQKAMVAFLLAAFAGIVIFLALIDKISEIIAMLERLADQSNVNMVFFQTILKIIGIAYIAEFGAQVVRDAGQEAIASKIELAGKVLIMVLAIPIISVIVETVMKLMPA, from the coding sequence GTGGATATGATCCAAATCGTCGGCTTCGGCCTGATCGCGACCGTGCTCATCTTGATCGTCAAGGAGCAGAAGGCGATGGTCGCCTTCCTGCTCGCCGCCTTCGCCGGCATCGTCATTTTCCTCGCCCTGATCGACAAAATTTCGGAAATCATCGCGATGCTCGAGCGGCTGGCGGATCAATCGAACGTGAACATGGTGTTTTTCCAAACGATATTGAAAATTATCGGCATCGCGTATATCGCGGAATTCGGAGCGCAGGTCGTGCGGGACGCCGGACAGGAGGCGATCGCCTCGAAAATCGAACTGGCCGGCAAGGTGCTTATTATGGTGCTCGCCATACCGATCATTTCGGTCATCGTCGAAACCGTCATGAAGCTGATGCCGGCATGA
- the spoIIIAE gene encoding stage III sporulation protein AE, giving the protein MTVSATASPSAGGAGAVEEWVKAQTEIVRTDEVSKYWDTLMRQYGGWFPNGNPSFQEALMPGGDGFQLSDLATGLLQFMLHEVFVNGKLLAMIVILTVFSIVLETLQSAFEKTTVSKIAYAISYLVIVVLAINSFRIGIDYAQAAISDMIHFMTAMMPLLMTMLASMGNVATVSILHPLIVFMIHTVGNLVHFFIFPLLFFSAVLHIVSTLTDKYKVTQLAQLLRTVAIGTLTVSLTVFLGVISVQGATGSVTDGVALKTAKYVAGNFVPVVGRMFSETTDTVLSASLLMKNAIGLAGVVIVVLLAAFPALKILALAFIYGLAAALLQPLGDSPVIVCLQTIGKSMTFVFAALATVSLMFFLAITILIAAGNATVMMR; this is encoded by the coding sequence ATTACCGTGTCGGCAACCGCATCGCCGAGCGCCGGCGGCGCCGGCGCGGTCGAGGAATGGGTGAAGGCGCAAACCGAAATCGTGCGCACGGACGAGGTTTCGAAGTATTGGGACACCTTGATGAGGCAGTACGGCGGATGGTTTCCGAACGGAAACCCGTCGTTCCAAGAAGCGCTCATGCCGGGCGGCGACGGGTTCCAGTTGTCCGATCTCGCGACGGGGCTCTTGCAGTTCATGCTGCACGAGGTTTTCGTCAACGGCAAGCTGCTCGCGATGATCGTCATCTTGACGGTGTTCAGCATCGTGCTGGAGACGCTCCAGAGCGCCTTCGAGAAAACGACGGTGAGCAAAATCGCGTACGCCATCTCGTATCTGGTCATCGTGGTGCTGGCGATCAACAGCTTCCGGATCGGCATCGATTACGCGCAGGCCGCGATATCGGACATGATTCATTTCATGACGGCGATGATGCCGCTCCTGATGACGATGCTGGCTTCGATGGGCAACGTCGCGACGGTGTCGATCCTGCACCCGCTCATCGTGTTCATGATTCATACGGTGGGCAATCTCGTCCATTTTTTTATCTTCCCGCTGCTGTTTTTCTCCGCCGTTTTACATATCGTGTCGACGCTGACCGACAAGTACAAGGTGACGCAGCTCGCGCAGCTGCTGCGGACGGTAGCGATCGGCACGCTGACGGTGTCGCTGACCGTGTTCCTCGGCGTCATCTCGGTGCAGGGAGCGACGGGAAGCGTCACGGACGGCGTGGCGCTGAAAACGGCGAAATACGTGGCCGGCAACTTCGTGCCCGTCGTCGGGCGCATGTTCTCCGAAACGACGGACACGGTGCTCAGCGCTTCGCTCCTTATGAAGAACGCTATCGGGCTCGCCGGCGTCGTCATCGTCGTCCTGCTCGCGGCGTTCCCGGCGCTCAAAATTTTGGCGCTGGCGTTCATTTACGGCCTGGCCGCGGCGCTGCTCCAGCCGCTCGGCGATTCGCCGGTCATCGTATGCCTGCAGACGATCGGCAAGAGCATGACGTTCGTGTTCGCGGCGCTCGCCACGGTCAGCCTGATGTTCTTCCTCGCGATCACGATCCTGATCGCCGCCGGCAACGCGACGGTGATGATGCGATGA
- the spoIIIAF gene encoding stage III sporulation protein AF, translating to MMEALAGWLKQIILVVLLATFIDLLLPNRTMQRYVKLVVSLFILMTILSPVLQLLGSNANVRMLAASVEGWSIDGSTRPPSGSGGGPAAGTSIPALGEVLAEGEALEQRRNAQSLELLAARLESMVADHVREQHGYDASAKAALELDRDGMPVLRSIRIRLGAALPEAGGAENAGAEAEDGRIAEVRIEPVEIEPVRIEPIAPSEPAQPAASPRSATAAESAPGAATDKTRREIAASVAKAWGLPAAKVIVEAVEASGARDDNEAASPRRG from the coding sequence ATGATGGAGGCGTTGGCCGGATGGCTCAAGCAAATTATTCTCGTCGTGCTGCTCGCGACGTTCATCGATTTGCTGCTGCCGAACCGGACGATGCAGCGGTACGTCAAACTCGTCGTCTCCTTGTTCATCTTGATGACGATTTTGAGTCCGGTGCTGCAGCTGCTCGGGTCGAACGCGAATGTGCGCATGTTGGCCGCCTCCGTGGAAGGCTGGTCGATCGACGGTTCGACGCGGCCCCCGTCGGGGTCGGGGGGCGGACCGGCGGCCGGGACGTCGATTCCCGCGCTCGGCGAAGTGCTCGCCGAAGGCGAAGCGCTCGAGCAGAGGCGCAACGCACAGTCGCTCGAGCTGCTGGCGGCGCGGCTCGAGTCGATGGTCGCGGATCACGTCCGCGAGCAGCACGGCTACGACGCATCGGCGAAAGCGGCGCTCGAGCTGGACCGCGACGGCATGCCCGTCCTCCGCTCGATCCGGATCCGGCTCGGCGCCGCGCTGCCGGAAGCGGGGGGCGCCGAGAACGCCGGCGCCGAGGCGGAGGACGGCCGCATCGCGGAGGTGCGCATCGAGCCGGTCGAGATCGAACCGGTGCGCATCGAACCGATCGCCCCTTCGGAGCCGGCGCAGCCCGCCGCGTCGCCGCGGTCTGCAACCGCGGCGGAGAGTGCGCCGGGGGCGGCGACCGACAAGACGCGGCGAGAGATCGCGGCGTCCGTGGCGAAGGCGTGGGGCCTGCCGGCGGCGAAGGTCATCGTCGAAGCGGTCGAAGCGTCCGGAGCTCGGGACGATAACGAAGCGGCGTCGCCGCGAAGGGGGTGA
- the spoIIIAG gene encoding stage III sporulation protein AG, translated as MAKWWRALEERFGGAPEGRPRGNTFRWLLIAVGVGAVFMILNTYMAVEEVQPYDGGQRSAEAETPPGGDVAAFGSGAAKESKFAAYESAYEDELKEILEKLVGVGEVSVLVTIEATEEIVAERNVSESQQTTTERDSNGANRHITQTTRSGEIVLYEQGPIVRKTIKPHIRGVFIVAEGAENATVKKMMIEAVERGLGVPPHKISIAPSKR; from the coding sequence ATGGCGAAGTGGTGGAGGGCGCTCGAGGAGCGGTTCGGCGGCGCGCCGGAAGGGAGGCCTCGGGGCAATACGTTCCGATGGCTGCTTATCGCCGTCGGCGTCGGCGCGGTGTTCATGATTCTGAACACGTACATGGCGGTAGAGGAGGTGCAGCCGTACGACGGCGGGCAGCGCAGCGCGGAGGCCGAAACGCCGCCGGGCGGCGACGTCGCCGCCTTCGGAAGCGGCGCCGCGAAGGAATCGAAATTCGCGGCGTACGAGTCGGCTTACGAAGACGAGCTGAAGGAGATTTTGGAGAAGCTCGTCGGCGTCGGCGAAGTGAGCGTGCTCGTGACGATCGAGGCGACCGAGGAAATCGTCGCGGAGCGGAACGTGAGCGAATCTCAGCAGACGACGACCGAGCGCGACTCGAACGGAGCCAATCGGCACATCACGCAAACGACGCGAAGCGGGGAAATCGTTCTGTACGAGCAAGGGCCGATCGTCCGCAAGACGATCAAGCCGCACATCCGCGGGGTGTTCATCGTCGCAGAGGGCGCGGAGAACGCGACCGTCAAAAAGATGATGATCGAAGCGGTCGAACGGGGCCTCGGCGTGCCGCCCCATAAAATATCCATCGCACCGAGCAAGAGGTAA
- a CDS encoding SpoIIIAH-like family protein, with the protein MNTRRQTVWLVSMLGLMVVLSAYYLFTDEADQIPVNTEQTAETEIVVEGVGMMDPTAAQQSVSIENIATIEEGEAAEGGTTTEGETAEGGTTTEGETTDGASANAESEAAETTGEAVTNEQVLEQVANQSGADAITAMQIERDSQFSKRFEELTAQMTNEEATEEQIAEAANRQNALMDLETKMIALEEKLLADYENVAVMYDEAKEHFTVHVSAAQLEKSEAVSIVTEAMKDLGIAIHQITVKLYN; encoded by the coding sequence ATGAACACGAGAAGACAAACGGTGTGGCTCGTATCGATGCTGGGGTTGATGGTCGTCCTGTCCGCATATTACCTGTTTACCGACGAAGCGGATCAAATTCCGGTGAACACGGAGCAGACGGCGGAGACGGAGATCGTGGTCGAAGGCGTAGGCATGATGGATCCGACGGCGGCGCAGCAAAGCGTGTCGATCGAAAACATCGCGACGATCGAAGAAGGCGAAGCGGCGGAAGGCGGTACGACGACGGAAGGCGAAACGGCGGAAGGCGGAACGACGACGGAAGGCGAAACGACGGACGGCGCCTCGGCGAACGCGGAGAGCGAAGCGGCGGAGACGACGGGCGAAGCGGTCACGAACGAGCAGGTGCTCGAGCAGGTGGCGAACCAGAGCGGCGCCGACGCGATCACGGCGATGCAAATCGAGCGCGACTCGCAGTTCTCGAAGCGCTTCGAGGAGCTGACGGCGCAAATGACGAACGAAGAAGCGACGGAAGAGCAAATCGCGGAAGCGGCGAACCGCCAGAACGCCCTCATGGATCTCGAAACGAAGATGATCGCGCTCGAGGAAAAGCTGCTCGCCGACTACGAGAACGTCGCGGTCATGTACGACGAAGCGAAGGAGCACTTCACGGTTCACGTCTCGGCGGCGCAGCTCGAGAAGAGCGAGGCGGTGTCGATCGTGACCGAAGCGATGAAGGATCTCGGCATCGCGATCCATCAAATCACCGTCAAGCTGTACAACTAA